From a region of the Kaistia sp. 32K genome:
- a CDS encoding FGGY family carbohydrate kinase: MRVAAIDQGTTSTRVLVLEGGDCRVVSTKTHGQFWPRMSWVEQDAEEILANIRWCLEAAGPVDAIAIANQGESCLAWDAVTGEPLSRVISWQDSRTAGWIQQLKNAGGEDTTLSRAGLPLDAYFAASKLAWLLKNNDAVQTAMKKGRLRLGTTDAFFLDRLTGRFSTDVTTASRTSLMNLATCEWDPELCALFDIPIDLLPKIQPTASNFGEINGVPVLTSIVDQQASLYGHGCRDPGDMKITFGTGAFALALTGTAPIDTKGSGALSTVAWQTPAGAMYAIDGGVYDAGAAVDWLRRISLFDSVDDVCSFPNATAIERDLVFVPALSGRGSPHWDRSGAALWLGMTSATTRSDLCQAALEGIALRTVELTNAIDSLMSVRAHISVDGGLSQNAYFVQFLADASGREVWTYDMPELTGFGAAAMALDALTGNVTPPLAPSRKWRPQRDGRSWLSRFANAVARAKGWRGTMG; this comes from the coding sequence ATGAGAGTTGCGGCCATTGATCAAGGGACTACCAGCACACGGGTTCTTGTGTTGGAGGGTGGTGACTGCCGTGTCGTTTCGACGAAGACTCATGGTCAGTTCTGGCCAAGGATGTCTTGGGTAGAGCAGGATGCTGAGGAAATTCTCGCGAATATCCGCTGGTGCCTAGAGGCCGCTGGGCCTGTCGACGCCATCGCCATTGCAAACCAAGGCGAAAGCTGCCTTGCGTGGGATGCAGTGACGGGAGAACCGCTATCTCGCGTAATTTCCTGGCAAGACAGTCGGACAGCTGGTTGGATCCAACAACTCAAGAATGCGGGTGGTGAAGACACCACCCTCTCGCGCGCTGGACTGCCGCTGGACGCCTATTTCGCAGCCTCGAAGCTCGCATGGCTCTTGAAAAATAACGACGCCGTTCAGACCGCGATGAAAAAGGGCCGCCTTCGTCTCGGCACCACTGACGCGTTTTTTCTCGATCGGCTCACGGGTCGATTTTCAACTGACGTTACCACTGCATCGCGCACGTCACTGATGAATCTCGCGACGTGTGAATGGGATCCGGAGCTCTGCGCTCTGTTCGATATTCCCATCGACCTTTTGCCGAAAATCCAACCGACCGCCTCCAATTTCGGCGAGATCAATGGCGTTCCGGTACTGACTTCGATCGTCGATCAGCAGGCGTCACTATACGGGCACGGATGTCGTGACCCGGGCGACATGAAGATTACATTTGGGACGGGCGCTTTCGCCCTCGCTCTTACCGGCACCGCCCCGATAGATACGAAAGGCTCCGGCGCTCTTTCCACCGTCGCGTGGCAGACCCCTGCCGGAGCGATGTATGCGATCGACGGCGGCGTCTACGACGCCGGTGCTGCCGTGGATTGGCTAAGGCGAATATCGCTATTCGACAGCGTAGACGACGTTTGCAGCTTTCCCAATGCGACAGCGATCGAAAGAGACCTGGTTTTCGTTCCCGCGCTCTCCGGCCGGGGCAGCCCGCATTGGGATCGAAGCGGCGCTGCACTTTGGCTCGGAATGACAAGCGCAACAACGCGTTCGGACCTCTGTCAAGCAGCGCTGGAGGGCATCGCATTGCGCACCGTCGAACTGACGAACGCGATTGACAGCCTCATGTCGGTGCGAGCTCATATTTCGGTGGACGGAGGCCTTTCCCAAAACGCCTACTTTGTGCAGTTCCTCGCAGACGCGAGCGGTCGTGAGGTTTGGACCTATGACATGCCGGAGCTGACAGGTTTCGGCGCTGCGGCAATGGCACTCGATGCGCTAACAGGAAATGTGACGCCCCCACTCGCCCCATCGCGCAAATGGCGACCGCAACGTGATGGCAGGAGCTGGCTATCGCGTTTTGCCAATGCAGTGGCACGGGCTAAAGGGTGGCGCGGAACCATGGGGTAA
- a CDS encoding DeoR/GlpR family DNA-binding transcription regulator has translation MMPEQRRAAILALAIQEESLTVEDFAKRLGVSKETIRRDLRRLDRAGQLRRIHGGALAPQTGHEADLAERLVQNPHLKSRIASVAAPLFSSRDTLMIDAGTTTVAFASEIAKFDHLGIVTNSIEIAQTLWAGPGKNPVVVIGGSFRGDRSEITGPFAIEHIEQFSVDHVILTVGAIDLESGAVMDFDIDEAMIAKAMIKRAHSVTILADHTKFNKRAMATVCDLSIVDRIITDDSLDTRSRRKISHYGVELILS, from the coding sequence ATGATGCCAGAACAACGAAGAGCTGCAATCCTCGCGTTGGCGATTCAGGAAGAATCGCTAACGGTTGAGGATTTTGCAAAGCGGTTAGGCGTTTCGAAAGAGACGATACGCCGAGATTTGCGGCGTCTGGACCGCGCTGGTCAGCTACGCCGAATTCATGGAGGCGCGCTCGCGCCACAAACAGGTCATGAGGCAGATCTAGCCGAACGACTCGTTCAGAATCCCCACCTCAAATCCCGTATCGCTTCGGTGGCCGCGCCACTTTTCTCCTCGCGTGACACCCTTATGATCGACGCAGGGACAACTACGGTTGCCTTCGCCTCAGAAATTGCCAAGTTCGATCACCTTGGCATTGTCACCAACTCGATCGAGATAGCCCAGACGCTTTGGGCCGGTCCCGGCAAGAATCCAGTCGTGGTCATTGGCGGTTCGTTCCGAGGCGATCGCTCAGAAATCACCGGACCATTCGCAATCGAACATATTGAGCAGTTCAGCGTGGACCACGTGATTTTAACCGTCGGCGCAATCGACTTGGAAAGTGGCGCCGTCATGGACTTCGATATCGACGAAGCAATGATTGCCAAAGCGATGATCAAGCGCGCGCACTCTGTCACCATTTTGGCGGATCACACGAAATTCAACAAACGCGCCATGGCAACGGTCTGCGATCTTTCGATCGTCGATCGAATTATTACAGACGATTCTCTCGACACGAGATCAAGGCGAAAAATCAGCCACTATGGTGTCGAGCTCATCCTCAGTTGA
- a CDS encoding cystathionine beta-lyase codes for MASEVLTWQSKLVQPESRAPAGFRSLVTPVYRGSTTLFESAAATRDTWKQDTTPYSYGLYGTPTSLELAARIAELEGGHHTFLTPGGQAAISLVNFALLKPGDHVLTPDAIYGPHRQFGDGMLHKFGVEVEYYDPLIGTGIEHLVRSNTKLIWCESPGSVTMEVQDLPAIVKVANSQGITVAIDNTYSAGVLLDAFAHGAHVTIQALTKYIGGHSDLLLGSVTVKDAERYELLGEAHQALGMAVSPDDCSLALRGMQTLAVRLEKLGASCLQVAKWLEARPEISQVLHPAIPSSPGHSIWARDFKGSASVFSIVFDERFTKEQILRFIDTLSIFKIGYSWGGVTSLAVPYFDIRRAHRDYGHRLVRLNIGLESVDDLLGDLAAALSTLDG; via the coding sequence ATGGCATCCGAAGTACTAACGTGGCAATCGAAGCTGGTTCAACCTGAAAGCCGAGCGCCTGCTGGCTTCCGATCGCTCGTTACTCCAGTTTATCGAGGATCCACGACGCTATTTGAAAGCGCTGCCGCTACCCGCGACACGTGGAAACAGGACACGACGCCTTATAGCTACGGTCTTTACGGAACACCAACCTCCCTGGAACTCGCGGCCCGCATTGCCGAGCTTGAGGGAGGTCATCATACATTTTTGACGCCTGGCGGTCAGGCAGCTATCTCCCTCGTCAATTTCGCCCTCTTGAAGCCTGGGGACCATGTTCTCACCCCAGACGCCATTTACGGACCTCATCGTCAATTTGGCGACGGAATGCTCCATAAGTTCGGCGTTGAGGTCGAGTACTACGATCCGCTCATCGGCACAGGCATCGAGCATTTGGTGCGGAGCAACACCAAACTCATCTGGTGCGAAAGCCCGGGGTCGGTCACCATGGAGGTGCAGGACCTTCCAGCCATCGTCAAGGTAGCCAATTCACAAGGCATTACCGTTGCAATCGACAATACCTATTCCGCCGGCGTGCTCCTCGACGCGTTCGCCCACGGAGCACACGTCACCATCCAAGCGCTAACGAAATACATCGGGGGACATAGCGACCTATTGCTTGGTTCCGTTACGGTGAAAGATGCCGAGCGGTACGAGCTGCTGGGGGAAGCCCACCAAGCGCTGGGTATGGCCGTATCACCAGATGATTGCAGTCTTGCGTTGCGCGGCATGCAAACCCTTGCAGTACGCCTAGAAAAACTCGGTGCATCTTGCTTGCAAGTCGCAAAGTGGCTCGAGGCTCGCCCTGAAATCTCGCAGGTGCTTCACCCCGCCATCCCGTCGTCTCCCGGCCACAGTATTTGGGCCCGTGATTTTAAGGGATCGGCCAGCGTGTTTTCCATCGTCTTTGACGAACGATTTACGAAGGAGCAGATTCTACGCTTCATAGACACCCTGTCCATCTTTAAGATCGGATATAGTTGGGGCGGCGTAACTAGTCTTGCTGTACCGTACTTCGACATTCGCCGCGCCCATCGCGATTACGGTCACCGGCTGGTACGCCTCAATATCGGGCTAGAATCGGTCGATGATTTGCTAGGGGATCTTGCCGCGGCGCTTTCGACGCTCGACGGATAG
- a CDS encoding IclR family transcriptional regulator, which translates to MSEDEETLHNRSSAVERMVAILAELEKAPAGVPLKVIAERTGVTRSTVYRIMNSLVAHGMVRQVQGARFILGSRLLSLANGVLSPLIDRVIAERAQSRLNRLAATLGESCMVSVYNRSLVQVVAAASGSKPYALHAAVGQSLPIHAGAGSKILLANLPTEEVERILSGELKRFTTMTHVEPDALRAELALVRSRGWSRDGGEFAIQVNAYGAPIIDSSGRVVAAISVPFLAGRDAAYEERVRIVAITTATAIGASLR; encoded by the coding sequence GTGTCCGAAGACGAGGAGACGCTCCACAATCGTAGTTCCGCCGTCGAACGGATGGTAGCCATTCTGGCGGAACTCGAGAAAGCGCCAGCAGGCGTGCCTCTGAAGGTGATCGCGGAGCGAACCGGCGTGACGCGCTCTACCGTCTACCGGATCATGAATTCGCTCGTAGCGCATGGCATGGTTCGTCAGGTCCAGGGTGCGCGCTTCATACTCGGCTCGCGGCTGCTGTCGCTAGCAAACGGTGTGCTCTCGCCGCTCATCGACCGCGTCATCGCTGAACGGGCGCAATCGCGTCTTAACCGACTGGCCGCCACGCTTGGCGAGAGCTGCATGGTGTCCGTCTACAACCGTAGCCTGGTGCAGGTAGTCGCGGCCGCGAGCGGCAGCAAACCGTATGCGCTACACGCTGCAGTCGGTCAGTCCCTTCCCATTCATGCCGGTGCCGGCAGTAAGATTCTGCTCGCCAACCTTCCCACCGAAGAGGTTGAGCGGATCCTTTCCGGCGAACTGAAGCGCTTCACGACAATGACCCATGTCGAGCCCGATGCCCTGCGGGCTGAACTCGCGCTGGTGAGATCGCGCGGTTGGTCGCGTGACGGAGGTGAATTCGCCATCCAGGTCAATGCCTATGGCGCGCCAATCATCGATTCCTCCGGTCGGGTCGTTGCTGCGATCAGCGTGCCATTCCTTGCCGGCCGCGACGCCGCGTACGAGGAGCGGGTGCGGATCGTCGCCATTACCACGGCGACCGCAATCGGCGCTAGCTTGCGGTGA
- a CDS encoding ribonuclease activity regulator RraA, which translates to MARIHDIVRPSRALCDALAAIGTATLSSELAQHLGIRDAQIRGPQPLVKGRTIAGPALTLQCMPKREDLYGDAEYENPELQLHRHVMYPTQPGDVIVVDARGDLGSGIFGEMMLTFFAGRGGAGVIIDGAIRDSAQAAALDLGIWVKGVTPNYHAQTNIIPFAVNVPIACANVLVIPGDIIVADDDGVVLVPAGLAEKLVEIAGRHVEWEEFARIRLSEGGDLRKYYPLTVEAESEYAEWQKKQSG; encoded by the coding sequence GTGGCTAGAATTCACGATATCGTTCGTCCGTCTCGCGCGCTCTGCGATGCGCTGGCGGCGATTGGAACGGCGACGCTTTCGAGCGAGTTGGCCCAGCATCTCGGCATCCGCGACGCGCAGATCCGTGGTCCGCAGCCACTCGTCAAAGGCAGGACGATCGCGGGCCCGGCTCTGACGCTGCAATGCATGCCGAAGCGCGAGGATCTCTATGGTGATGCGGAATACGAAAACCCTGAGCTGCAGCTGCATCGGCACGTCATGTATCCGACCCAGCCTGGTGACGTCATCGTCGTCGACGCGCGAGGCGATCTCGGCAGCGGGATATTCGGCGAGATGATGTTGACCTTCTTCGCTGGGCGCGGTGGCGCGGGAGTGATTATCGACGGCGCCATCCGGGATTCCGCGCAGGCGGCCGCGCTTGATCTCGGCATATGGGTCAAGGGCGTGACGCCGAACTATCATGCCCAGACGAACATCATCCCCTTCGCGGTCAATGTCCCAATTGCGTGCGCCAACGTGCTGGTCATTCCCGGCGACATCATCGTCGCCGATGATGACGGTGTGGTTCTGGTGCCGGCAGGGCTGGCGGAGAAGTTAGTCGAGATTGCCGGACGGCATGTCGAATGGGAAGAGTTCGCCCGCATTCGTCTTTCAGAGGGCGGGGATCTCCGGAAGTACTATCCGCTTACCGTTGAGGCGGAGTCAGAATATGCGGAGTGGCAAAAGAAACAATCCGGCTAG
- a CDS encoding mandelate racemase/muconate lactonizing enzyme family protein, with protein MKITKIVPWLVKADRGYWGEYLFVEVRTDEGISGWGEITTTTKPANRAVAGILRQLNDLIVGDDPLRIEQIWHKIFRSFTYMGSRGAASHVVSGIDIALWDIAGKVRGVPIYELLGGAVRDEVLIYTHPDQSKFTSKKDIVAEIERILASGHTAIKFDPFPAYELRSSEPHGYLQGYLSKKGEREAAELTELIRRTAGPEIEILIDAHGRFDVPTAVRLCRSLEEAGQIDWFEEPVPVESYHALRQVRERVSTAISVGERLHTRWEVVPILENELADFLMPDVTWTGGISELKKIATLAEAYYVPISPHDASGPINVTAGAHVMMTVPNFYRIETSDCDLSHYDKLIETPIDNSAGSIHLTRAPGLGVTMNLDYLVDNILDGFGDPEAS; from the coding sequence ATGAAGATAACGAAGATTGTTCCGTGGCTGGTGAAGGCGGATCGCGGCTATTGGGGCGAGTACCTCTTTGTGGAGGTCCGGACTGACGAGGGCATCTCGGGCTGGGGCGAGATCACGACGACGACCAAGCCCGCCAACCGGGCGGTTGCCGGAATACTTCGACAGCTCAACGATCTGATCGTCGGCGATGACCCGCTGCGGATCGAACAGATCTGGCACAAGATCTTCCGCTCCTTCACCTATATGGGCTCGCGGGGCGCGGCATCGCATGTGGTCAGCGGAATTGACATCGCGCTCTGGGATATCGCGGGCAAGGTCCGTGGTGTGCCGATTTACGAACTCCTCGGCGGCGCGGTCCGGGACGAGGTCCTGATCTACACCCATCCCGACCAGTCGAAGTTCACCTCCAAGAAAGACATCGTTGCCGAGATCGAGCGCATTCTCGCGAGCGGTCACACCGCCATCAAGTTCGACCCTTTCCCCGCATACGAATTGCGCTCAAGCGAACCCCACGGCTATCTGCAAGGCTATTTGTCCAAGAAGGGCGAGCGCGAGGCGGCGGAACTGACCGAACTGATCCGCCGAACGGCGGGACCGGAGATAGAGATCCTCATCGACGCGCATGGTCGCTTCGACGTGCCGACGGCGGTCCGGCTCTGCCGTTCGCTGGAGGAAGCGGGTCAGATCGACTGGTTCGAGGAGCCTGTGCCGGTCGAGAGCTATCACGCATTGCGCCAGGTGCGAGAGAGGGTCTCGACAGCAATTTCCGTAGGCGAACGGCTGCACACGCGCTGGGAGGTTGTGCCCATTCTTGAGAACGAACTCGCCGATTTTCTGATGCCCGACGTCACTTGGACCGGCGGCATCAGCGAGCTGAAGAAGATAGCCACGCTCGCCGAGGCTTACTACGTTCCGATCAGTCCCCATGATGCGAGCGGCCCGATCAACGTCACGGCCGGCGCCCATGTCATGATGACGGTCCCCAACTTCTACCGCATCGAGACCAGCGACTGCGATCTTTCGCACTATGACAAGCTGATCGAGACGCCGATCGACAATTCCGCCGGCAGCATTCATCTCACGCGGGCGCCCGGCCTCGGCGTGACGATGAACCTCGACTACCTCGTGGACAATATTCTCGACGGCTTCGGCGATCCCGAAGCTTCCTGA
- a CDS encoding carbohydrate ABC transporter permease: MTDTALSPAGGRRRSHRPKYRDGITVGLVVRYLVLIGTVTLTVFPLVWLVLTSLRNSADIFAVPVHILPESVTFNQYISVFTQYGLNDYLWNTVIVSVATVILVTLLAVPCAYAMVRFHLPGTKIIVSILLIMRMIPVVALAIPLFAVFASIGLLDTLTALVLAHTASKLPVAIWLLMGFIQDLPKEIEESAQMDGAGTLRILVQIVSPLIAPGIGATAVITFLFTWNDLLIALTLSSSEAAQTLPVGLTNFVSQFGIDWGAMSAAGVLMVIPTLIFVWFAQGLLVKGLVTGAVRG, from the coding sequence ATGACTGACACCGCCCTTTCGCCCGCCGGTGGGCGCCGGCGAAGCCATCGGCCGAAATACCGGGATGGGATAACGGTCGGGCTTGTCGTGCGGTATCTCGTTCTGATCGGCACGGTCACGCTCACCGTCTTCCCTCTTGTCTGGCTGGTACTGACCTCGCTGCGCAATTCGGCGGATATCTTTGCCGTTCCGGTGCATATCCTGCCGGAATCGGTGACCTTCAATCAGTACATTTCCGTCTTCACGCAATACGGCCTCAACGACTATCTCTGGAACACGGTGATCGTTTCCGTCGCTACCGTCATCCTGGTCACGTTGCTTGCCGTTCCATGCGCTTATGCGATGGTCCGTTTCCATCTGCCCGGTACGAAAATCATCGTCAGCATCCTGCTGATCATGCGCATGATCCCGGTTGTCGCGCTCGCCATCCCGCTCTTCGCCGTCTTCGCTTCTATCGGCTTGCTCGACACGCTGACGGCGCTGGTCCTCGCGCATACGGCCTCCAAGTTGCCTGTCGCCATATGGCTGCTCATGGGCTTCATCCAGGACCTGCCGAAAGAAATCGAGGAATCGGCTCAGATGGACGGCGCCGGCACGCTTCGCATCCTGGTGCAGATCGTGTCGCCGCTGATCGCGCCCGGAATCGGGGCGACGGCGGTCATCACCTTTCTGTTCACCTGGAACGATCTGCTGATCGCGCTGACGCTCTCTTCCTCGGAGGCGGCGCAGACATTGCCGGTCGGCCTGACCAATTTCGTGTCGCAGTTCGGCATCGATTGGGGGGCCATGTCGGCGGCGGGCGTGCTCATGGTGATCCCGACCCTGATTTTCGTTTGGTTCGCGCAGGGGCTGCTGGTGAAGGGCCTCGTCACCGGCGCGGTCCGGGGGTGA
- a CDS encoding carbohydrate ABC transporter permease, with translation MIAILLYPLAYSFVMSFYRWDLSAPSQYFVGLGNYRDTWNSLGFQQTLRVQLIFSAITITVEVAAGMGIAILVNSKLRGLKLARTLLLVPPMIAPAVVGLNFRWLFNGQYGLANAILRYLGLPEAPWLSDPNWALVSVMIADIWQNTPLLVLLFLAGLQSLPQEPIEAAQVDGASPWGIFRYITLPLMRPILMIALMLRIIDTFRTFDVVWLMTQGGPGGATNLVTVNAYLLAFQSASFGHAAAVSYIALGLSLLFLALLYGVPWLGRKFRRVS, from the coding sequence ATGATCGCGATTCTGCTCTACCCGCTGGCTTATTCCTTCGTCATGAGCTTCTACCGATGGGATCTCAGCGCCCCGTCGCAGTATTTCGTCGGTCTTGGCAACTATCGCGATACGTGGAACTCGCTCGGCTTCCAGCAGACGCTGCGCGTGCAGCTGATCTTCTCGGCCATCACCATCACGGTCGAGGTGGCGGCGGGCATGGGAATCGCCATTCTCGTCAACAGCAAGCTGCGCGGACTGAAGCTCGCCCGCACGTTGCTGCTGGTTCCCCCGATGATCGCGCCGGCCGTGGTCGGCCTCAATTTTCGCTGGCTGTTCAACGGCCAGTATGGCCTCGCCAACGCCATCCTGCGCTATCTCGGCCTGCCGGAGGCTCCTTGGCTCTCCGATCCGAATTGGGCGCTCGTCTCCGTGATGATCGCCGATATCTGGCAGAATACGCCGTTGCTCGTCCTGCTCTTCCTGGCGGGACTGCAATCCCTGCCGCAGGAGCCGATCGAGGCAGCCCAAGTTGATGGTGCCTCGCCCTGGGGGATCTTCCGGTACATCACCCTGCCGTTGATGCGCCCGATTCTGATGATCGCGCTCATGCTGCGGATCATCGACACCTTCCGTACGTTTGACGTCGTCTGGTTGATGACGCAGGGCGGCCCCGGCGGTGCGACAAACCTCGTCACGGTGAACGCCTACCTGCTGGCGTTTCAGAGCGCGTCCTTCGGCCATGCCGCCGCGGTTTCCTACATCGCGCTCGGCCTCTCGCTCCTGTTCCTCGCTCTGCTCTATGGCGTGCCCTGGCTTGGGCGGAAATTTAGGAGGGTCTCATGA